The Papaver somniferum cultivar HN1 chromosome 3, ASM357369v1, whole genome shotgun sequence genome includes a region encoding these proteins:
- the LOC113358962 gene encoding protein PELPK1-like, which produces MASHGSILSLMLVAISTLFLIDDNHVTMVHAGRRYLLETTPEISVSKFQLPPLPELPPLPQLPPLPKIGFPSFHKPEFPPLPKLGGFPSLPKLELPPFPKIDIPSFAKPEWPSLPIFEDKSLSRKHAEELLKPDLPILAKPELPQIVVPTYLPKPELPKTDLPDPELFKPELPKPELRKPELPKPEFPKPELPKEELPKTQLTKAEFPTSRPKPELPKLDDPALTQPELPKLDIPILPKAELSIVPNIPIDLPKPEITPLPKFEDKQSEFRNIPFILPVPTLPSLPKNHRSHSHAYSNKP; this is translated from the coding sequence ATGGCTTCTCATGGTTCTATCTTATCGTTAATGTTGGTCGCGATCAGTACTTTGTTTCTTATTGATGACAATCACGTAACCATGGTTCACGCAGGTCGCCGCTATCTTTTAGAAACAACTCCagaaatttcagtttcaaaattTCAACTTCCACCATTACCAGAGTTGCCACCATTGCCACAGTTGCCACCATTGCCCAAGATTGGCTTTCCATCTTTCCACAAGCCGGAATTTCCACCCCTGCCTAAGCTTGGCGGCTTCCCGTCTCTCCCCAAGTTGGAGTTACCACCATTCCCTAAAATTGACATTCCGTCTTTTGCAAAGCCCGAATGGCCATCATTGCCAATATTCGAAGATAAATCTTTATCCAGGAAGCACGCTGAAGAGTTGCTAAAGCCAGATTTGCCAATATTGGCGAAACCTGAACTGCCACAAATTGTAGTGCCTACTTATCTTCCAAAACCAGAGTTGCCAAAAACTGATTTGCCAGATCCTGAACTCTTCAAGCCAGAACTGCCAAAGCCGGAACTTCGCAAGCCTGAATTGCCAAAGCCAGAATTCCCCAAGCCCGAGTTACCAAAGGAAGAACTGCCAAAGACTCAACTAACGAAGGCCGAGTTCCCAACTTCTCGACCAAAGCCTGAGTTGCCAAAGCTTGACGATCCAGCACTGACGCAACCGGAATTGCCAAAGCTTGATATCCCAATTTTACCCAAGGCCGAGTTATCCATTGTCCCAAATATCCCAATTGATCTGCCTAAACCTGAGATAACACCATTACCAAAATTTGAAGACAAGCAGTCAGAATTCCGTAACATTCCTTTTATTCTACCAGTGCCCACATTGCCCAGCCTTCCCAAAAACCATCGCAGTCATTCTCATGCTTACTCAAACAAGCCTTGA
- the LOC113360887 gene encoding uncharacterized protein LOC113360887, with the protein MTNKSPIFPIPQHPNHFSDYGFDPQMDYLQVLEEAKKHKKEKFLPSSSSTTTSRSVESLHFKLQKPISKEESKKKKNKSKWWKNALLFCKKKWVYQNDQVVDHHFGDNNNYIKNQQGSSNYRGTISGPIYITESRSGSSTPCRSTSGPLSSTSAAWTLIPATKGSEVPYLNLREMNLDQHHRISTTTTTTTNPMPIYLVT; encoded by the exons atgacAAACAAATCCCCAATATTTCCAATACCACAGCACCCCAATCACTTCAGTGACTATGGATTCGATCCTCAGATGGATTACTTACAG GTATTGGAAGAAGCAAAGAAGCATAAAAAAGAGAAATTtcttccatcatcatcatcaacaacaacatcaagatCTGTAGAGTCATTACATTTCAAATTACAGAAACCCATATCAAaagaagaatcaaagaagaagaaaaacaagtccAAATGGTGGAAAAATGCATTGTTGTTCTGTAAAAAGAAATGGGTTTATCAGAATGATCAAGTTGTTGATCATCATTTTGGTGATAATAACAATTATATCAAGAATCAACAAGGTAGTAGTAATTACAGAGGTACAATATCAGGGCCAATTTACATTACTGAAAGTAGAAGCGGATCAAGTACACCATGTCGTTCGACATCAGGTCCATTATCATCAACATCAGCAGCATGGACGTTGATACCAGCAACAAAGGGCAGTGAAGTTCCTTACTTGAATCTAAGAGAAATGAATTTAGATCAGCATCATAGAAtttctactactactactactactactaatcCAATGCCAATCTATTTAGTTACTTAA
- the LOC113355228 gene encoding F-box/LRR-repeat protein At3g26922-like — protein MERGDSSISTASEEDWISNLPDSLIHHILSFLSDTTYSVQTCVLSKRWRYIWTSLPVLKFSDKFNDSDDEDDDYADREDMNHYMKFVDKVLSLRDDNSDIQMFHFEFSPSYYWPDEKSERFVNRCMAAAASHNVQESCIKIKLHCDFEFLRLISTCKSLTKLELELSGYDDGDYNNCFVIRIPREISFPRLESLCMNLEFFPFEDEESTNNFFSSFPNLESLVIVFRGWSSGFRDMNLTISLPKLKYFSFKVEDQGYEINSVIKLYAPSLSSFIFESDMVTSFIVENLPSLVTADIKICAATRGEEKEFYAQRMMGLLGGIHSVKVLTLNFSFLKNLELRTCLLRDCLRWVFYILKSSPNIESVSLRISQHRDEPPLDEYRKVVKFNPENIGGDYLDAESSLSCMICHLKFVEINDLCGCADELKFLEILLKHATVLEKVVLASNSTEQDFQQKKRMAKFSEMLLKVPTASKKILILLKS, from the exons ATGGAAAGAGGAGACTCATCAATTTCTACAGCTTCTGAAGAAGATTGGATCAGCAACTTGCCGGATTCTCTAATCCATCACATCCTATCTTTCCTGAGCGACACCACGTATTCCGTTCAGACTTGTGTTTTGTCTAAAAGATGGCGATATATCTGGACTTCTCTGCCGGTGCTGAAATTCAGTGACAAATTTAATGAttcagatgatgaagacgatgattatGCTGATCGGGAAGACATGAACCACTATATGAAATTTGTCGACAAGGTACTGAGTCTCCGTGACGACAACTCTGATATACAAATGTTTCATTTTGAATTTTCTCCATCTTATTACTGGCCTGATGAGAAATCAGAAAGATTTGTAAATAGATGTATGGCCGCTGCGGCCAGCCATAATGTTCAGGAATCATGCATTAAGATTAAACTTCACTGCGATTTTGAGTTTCTTCGTTTGATAAGTACTTGTAAATCGTTGACGAAACTGGAGCTGGAATTGTCTGGTTATGACGATGGTGATTATAACAACTGCTTCGTCATTCGCATACCTCGTGAAATAAGTTTCCCTAGGCTCGAATCGTTGTGTATGAACCTTGAATTTTTTCCATTTGAAGACGAGGAATCGACGAATAACTTCTTTTCGAGTTTTCCTAATCTAGAGTCGTTGGTGATAGTTTTTCGGGGTTGGAGCAGTGGATTTCGTGATATGAATCTTACAATTTCTTTGCCTAAACTCAAGTATTTCAGCTTCAAGGTTGAGGATCAGGGTTATGAAATCAATAGTGTGATTAAACTGTATGCACCAAGTCTGTCATCCTTCATTTTTGAAAGTGACATGGTAACAAGTTTCATTGTAGAGAATCTTCCATCTCTAGTCACTGCTGATATTAAGATATGCGCTGCGACGAGAGGTGAAGAAAAAGAATTTTATGCCCAACGCATGATGGGACTTTTGGGAGGGATTCATTCTGTGAAAGTCTTGACTTTAAATTTTTCTTTCCTCAAG aATTTGGAGCTCCGGACCTGCCTTTTGAGAGACTGCCTGCGTTGGGTATTCTATATACTTAAGAGTTCTCCTAATATAGAATCTGTTTCCCTGCGGATATCACAG CATCGTGACGAGCCCCCATTGGATGAATATCGTAAAGTG GTAAAATTTAATCCAGAGAACATAGGAGGAGACTACTTGGATGCAGAGTCATCTTTGTCGTGCATGATATGTCACCTAAAGTTTGTGGAGATTAATGATCTTTGTGGATGTGCTGATGAACTGAAGTTTTTAGAGATATTGTTGAAGCATGCCACTGTCTTGGAGAAAGTGGTACTTGCCAGTAATTCAACTGAACAAGACTTCCAACAGAAGAAACGGATGGCGAAATTTAGTGAGATGCTGCTAAAAGTTCCTACAGCCTCAAAGAAAATCCTTATCTTGTTAAAATCCTGA
- the LOC113355229 gene encoding RING-H2 finger protein ATL2-like gives MSDDDINFSQRGYVATPRGYALSGKIMLSAIIILFTVVILIVCFHIYARWFLQHHRPRPSNLSRNRRRRRHRRTHRTHFIFTSNPLPGDTVFAVSRGLDSNVLKSIPVFTYSADTHKQKDDQNGGGAAEDGDHDVLECAVCLSEFEENEIGRILPKCKHSFHVECIDMWFHSHSTCPLCRTPVTPETATTTTESSSAASETATIHELTRIVIDSSSAEQNSSSNQPCTSCRNEGSSSSVSGSGSSSTSVSPLSIEVRKPEESNLKSLIEETAGQQGLKSPGSRMLSLKRILSRERRMSSMSNSLSFCSYVTDNTVDHDEENQVQVQQPR, from the coding sequence ATGAGTGACGATGATATTAATTTTTCCCAAAGGGGATATGTAGCGACACCACGAGGCTATGCACTTAGCGGAAAAATCATGTTAAGTGCAATCATAATCCTGTTCACGGTTGTGATTCTCATTGTTTGTTTTCATATCTATGCACGTTGGTTTTTACAACATCACCGTCCTCGGCCGAGCAATCTGAGTCGGAATCGTCGCCGTAGACGACACCGGAGAACTCACCGAACTCATTTTATCTTCACCTCAAACCCGCTTCCGGGAGACACGGTTTTCGCAGTTTCTCGTGGTCTTGATTCGAATGTGCTCAAGTCTATTCCTGTATTCACTTACTCGGCGGATACTCATAAACAAAAGGATGATCAAAATGGTGGTGGTGCTGCGGAGGATGGTGATCATGATGTTTTAGAATGTGCCGTGTGTTTATCTGAATTCGAAGAGAATGAAATCGGCAGGATATTGCCGAAATGCAAACATAGTTTCCATGTCGAATGTATTGATATGTGGTTTCATTCTCATTCTACTTGCCCACTCTGCAGAACCCCTGTTACTCCagaaacagcaacaacaacaactgaatcatcatcagcagcatcaGAAACAGCTACAATTCATGAATTAACTCGAATCGTAATTGATTCTTCATCAGCAGAACAAAATTCTAGTTCTAATCAACCTTGCACATCTTGTAGAAATGAAGGGTCCAGTAGTTCTGTCTCTGGGTCTGGGTCATCTTCAACTTCTGTTTCGCCATTATCAATTGAAGTTCGAAAACCAGAGGAATCAAATCTGAAGAGTTTGATAGAAGAAACAGCAGgtcaacaagggttaaaatcacCAGGGAGTAGAATGCTTTCGTTGAAGAGGATATTAAGCAGAGAAAGAAGAATGTCTTCAATGAGTAATTCGTTGAGTTTCTGTAGTTATGTCACCGACAATACTGTTGATCATGATGAAGAAAATCAGGTTCAAGTTCAACAACCAAGATGA